The stretch of DNA GGGTCCGAATCTCGTATTGATCCCTGGCATCCTTGTTGACATGCGGTGAGATCAGTATCGTGAATCGCTCTTTCTTTGTCGGCAGTGGAATCGGCCCCTTGACGCGCGCGCCGGTGCGCCGCGCCGTATCGACGATCTCGCTGGCCGACCGGTCGATCAATCGATGATCGAACGCCTTCAGCCGGATTCTAATGCTC from Gammaproteobacteria bacterium encodes:
- the rpsJ gene encoding 30S ribosomal protein S10, with product MATNQSIRIRLKAFDHRLIDRSASEIVDTARRTGARVKGPIPLPTKKERFTILISPHVNKDARDQYEIRTHKRIMDIVDPTDKTVDALMKLNLAAGVDVQIKLN